From the Streptomyces nodosus genome, the window AGTTGTCCGCCATCGCCTGGCGCAGCGTGTCGAAGTCCATGACCTGGCTCATCGGGAGCCGTCCTTCGGGGAGTCGGAGTGGGTGGCCCATTCGAGCAGGCCGATGAACGCGCGGTTCAGCAGCGCGGAGTCGGCGGGCCGCAGCGGGCGCTGGGCCATCAGCAGAGCCTGCCCGTAGAGGGACTCGACGGCGGTGCCGATCAGTTCCGGGTCGCGCAACGAGCTGATCCTGCGGACCAGCGGGTTGAGATGGTTGAGGACCAGACGGGCGCGGGGCGCGCCGCCCCGCAGCGACCCCAGGATCCCCGCCCACAGCTCGTCGGCCTGCTCCTCGGCCTCCGCCCGGGCCTGCTCATGACGGGCCGCCCGGTCGTCCAGGTGCAGCGCCGGGACGGACAGCGGGTGGAACGCCCGGAGCACCACATCGCAGCCCAGCGGGTCGAGCCGGGTGCGCGCGGTGCCCAGGAAGGCGGACAGCGCCAGTTCCTCGGCCGGGTCCACGGAGTCCAGATGCGCGGTCACGGTGTCCGCGTCCAGCTCCGCGACCACCGTCCCCGGGCGCACCGACGGCAGCGCCTCCACCAGCTCGCTGTCATAGGTGTAGCCGCCGTTGACCACCCCGACGCCCTGCGCCGAGGCGATCGGCGCCACCTGCCGGTACTCCTCCACGGTCCGGGTGAAGTGCACCACCGGGTGCCGCTGGGCGAACTCCTCCAGGGACAGCCGCCCGTCCGTGGTCTCGAAGGGGAGCCACGGCAGCATCGTGCGCAGCATGTCCTTGTCGTGCCGCGCGAGCGACTTCACGCCCAGATGGTGCACGGACAGAAACGCGGCGAGACGCTCGGGGTCACCGGCCGCGAGCCCGGTCAGCCAGGACCGGATGCGCTCCCCGAGGGCCTCGCGCACGGCCGCCAGCGTCTCGTCCTCGTAGAGCGACTCGCGCGACGCGGTGGGGCGCAGACTGTCCGTGTCGAGCACACAGCGCACGAAGAACGCCCAGTCGGGCAGCAGCTGTTCGGCCCGCTCGGTGAGCAGCATGCCCTTGAGGTGCACCCGGTGGCTCGCCCGCTGGGCGGGGCTGACCGCGGTCGGCAGCACATACGCCACCCCGCGGATCCCGGCCAGCGGCACCGACAGGTCGATCGAGTCCAGCGGGGTGAAACCGAACAGCTCATGGCAGTGGCGCGCCAGGGCCACCCGGCGGGAGCCGGGGGACGGGTACGCGCGGTCCCAGGGGGCCGGCAGATCCGTGATCGCCTCGTCGCCGACCCGGACGTCGTACGGCAGCAGCGCCCCGAAGTCCCTCGCCAGGGACCGCACCCGGTCCTCGGAGAGCCAGTCCCCGGCGCCGGGACGCGCCACCAGATGCACGGTGGTGCCGGGTTCC encodes:
- a CDS encoding HSP90 family protein; protein product: MDSQSSQSSQASQSPQPSQSPQPPHTFQVDLRGLVDLLSHHLYSSPKVYLRELLQNAVDAITARRALQSDAPARVRLYADGGALRVEDSGIGLTESDVHSLLATIGRSSKRGDGLQEVRSDFLGQFGIGLLACFVVAERIRVVSRSARTPDAPPVEWTARDDGSYVVRTLPPDARPEPGTTVHLVARPGAGDWLSEDRVRSLARDFGALLPYDVRVGDEAITDLPAPWDRAYPSPGSRRVALARHCHELFGFTPLDSIDLSVPLAGIRGVAYVLPTAVSPAQRASHRVHLKGMLLTERAEQLLPDWAFFVRCVLDTDSLRPTASRESLYEDETLAAVREALGERIRSWLTGLAAGDPERLAAFLSVHHLGVKSLARHDKDMLRTMLPWLPFETTDGRLSLEEFAQRHPVVHFTRTVEEYRQVAPIASAQGVGVVNGGYTYDSELVEALPSVRPGTVVAELDADTVTAHLDSVDPAEELALSAFLGTARTRLDPLGCDVVLRAFHPLSVPALHLDDRAARHEQARAEAEEQADELWAGILGSLRGGAPRARLVLNHLNPLVRRISSLRDPELIGTAVESLYGQALLMAQRPLRPADSALLNRAFIGLLEWATHSDSPKDGSR